From Jeotgalibacillus haloalkalitolerans:
TGCTTCCTGTCTTAAAAGAAGTTGGCGTTGTAGATAGCGGCGGCCAGGGGCTGGTTCATGTATATGAAGGCTTCCTTGCAGAATTAAGAGGTGAAAAGATTTCTGACTCTCCTTCAGCTCCTTCAATGGACGAGCTTGTAAGTGCAGAGCACCACATCGGTGTGCAGGGCTTTATGAACACTGAAGACATAGAGTTTGGATACTGTACTGAATTTATGGTCAAATTCGAAGAGAAAAAGCTGTCAGAAAATCCTTACGATGAAATGAAATTCCGTGAAGATTTGAGTGAGCTTGGAGATTCGCTGCTGGTTATTTCAGATGATGAAGTGGCTAAGGTACATATACACACTGAAGAGCCTGGGAAAGCACTTTCGCAGGGGCAGTTGTATGGAAGCCTGATCAAAATGAAAATCGAAAATATGCGTGAACAGCATACAGAAATTGTTGGAGAAGGTCATCGTGCCGCTGAAAAGCCGTCCAAGCCGGCAGAAAAACAGCCCTATGCAATCATTACAGTTGCAATGGGTGAAGGGATTTCTGAGCTATTCAAGAGCATCGGTGCGACAGGTGTAATTGAAGGCGGTCAGACAATGAATCCGAGTACGGAGGATATTGTAAAAGCGATCGAAGAATCCAATGCAGACCGCGTCATCATCCTGCCAAATAACAAAAATATTATCATGGCTGCTGAACAGGCTGCAGAAGTAGTTGAGATGGAAGCAGTCGTAATTCCGACTAAAACAGTGCCTCAGGGAATGGCATCTATTCTTGCGTTTAACCCATCCGGAGAACTTGCGGAAAATGCGGAAACTATGACTGAAGCACTTCAGCACGTAAAAACAGGACAGGTAACATTCGCTGTCCGTGATACTTCCATCGATGGGATTACTATTAAAAAAGATGATCACATGGGCATTGCTGAAAGTAAAATCGTTACATCAGGAAGCAGCCGTTTTGAAACAGTAAAACAGCTTCTTGAGCACATGGTTGACGATGAGTCAGAAATCATTACAGTCCTATACGGTGAAGATTCACCCGAAGAGGAAGTTTCAGAAATTGAAGCTTACATTGAAGAGCAGTATCCGGACGTTGAAATTGAAATTCATAACGGTAGACAGCCGCTTTACTCTTATATCCTTTCAATTGAATAAGGTCATTGAAAATTAAGATGAAACAAGAGAAAATAGAAGGGCAGGGCCCTTCTATTTTTTTGAAGTGTCAAAAATTGTTTGTATGAAAGAGGGAACAGCAATGAAATACAAAAGTGTATTCGATATTATTGGTCCTGTCATGATTGGACCTTCATCTTCTCATACTGCCGGAGCAGCAAGAATCGGAAAAATGGCCAGGGAGCTTTTTGGGAGGGATCCTGAATGGGCAAACATTTCTTTTTACGGATCTTTTGCCAAAACCTATAAAGGTCATGGAACAGACGTTGCGATTATTGGCGGAATCATGGACTTTGAAACAGATGATGAGCGAATTATTGAAGCAAAAAGAATTGCCAGAGAAAAAGGTATCAGAATTAAAATACGCGAAGAAGAAGCGCTGACTGACCACCCAAACACTGCAAGAATTAAGCTTGGGGATAAGAACGGTGAAATGGAGCTTGTCGGGATCTCAATCGGTGGAGGGAAAATTGAAATCATCGAATTAAACGGATTTGAACTGAGTCTCACAGGACACCATCCGGCTATTCTCGTTGTGCATGAAGACCGCTTTGGCGCTGTAGCAGCAGTTTCAACTGTGTTAGCGAGACATAAAATGAACATCGGGAAAATGGATGTTTCAAGACAGGATGTCGGCAAAATGGCATTAATGACAATTGAAGTGGATCAGCATATCGAAGATGCATTGCTTGAGGAGCTAAAAGCGCTGCCTGAAGTTACACAGGTAACGAAAATTGCTGATTAAAAAAGTGATAGCGCTTACAATCTAGGAGGGTTAACATGTTTAGAAATGTTGCAGAGCTGGTTGAACTGGCTGAAACACATAACAAAAAAATCTCAGACATTATGATTGAACAGGAAATGGAAGTGCGTAACAAGACGCGTGAAGAAGTCTTCGATACGATGGATCGAAACCTGACTGTTATGGAAGAAGCAGTCGAACGCGGGCTTAAAGGGGTTAAATCACATTCAGGTTTAACCGGCGGCGATGCAGTATTGATCCAGAATTATATTGCATCCGGTAAATCACTTTCAGGAGAACTGCTGCTTGATGCAGTCAGTAAAGCGGTTGCTACGAATGAAGTGAATGCGGCGATGGGTACAATCTGTGCAACACCGACTGCCGGATCTGCCGGTGTTGTGCCGGGCACGCTTTTTGCTGTTCAGAACAAACTGAATCCTACGCGTGAAGAAAAGCTCAGATTTCTTTTCACTTCAGGCGCGTTCGGTTTTGTAGTGGCAAATAATGCATCCATTTCAGGTGCAGCCGGGGGATGTCAGGCAGAAGTTGGTTCTGCAGCAGGAATGGCGGCAGCAGCAATTACTGAAATGGCGGGCGGAACACCTGCGCAATGCGCTGAAGCGATGGCGATTACGCTGAAAAATATGCTTGGACTTGTTTGTGATCCGGTTGCAGGTCTTGTTGAAGTTCCGTGTGTGAAGAGAAATGCAATGGGAGCAGCAAATGCAATGGTAGCAGCGGATATGGCGCTCGCCGGTGTGACAAGCAGAATTCCGTGTGATGAAGTCATTGACGCAATGTATAAAATCGGCCAGACAATGCCGGTAGCCTTACGTGAAACAGCTCAGGGCGGATTGGCAGCGACACCTACCGGCCGGGAGCTGGAGGCGAAAATTTTTGGATTCTCTCTTGATAAAAAATCCTGATCATCCATTGTTGAAACCAGTTTCGGTGCTGCAGGGAGTCGGTGAAGAAACAGGATCTCAATTGGCTGATATGGGTATTCATACAGTATCAGACCTGATTAATTATCTGCCTTACCGGTATGATGATTTCAGGCTGAAAGACTTATCAGAAGCTGCTCATGAGGAGCGCGTAACCGTTGAAGGCAGTGTTCATAGTGAACCTGCCCTTCAATTTTATGGGCGTAAAAAATCGAGGCTGACATTCAGGCTGCTGACCGGACCTCATAGTGTAAAAGTGACTTTCTTCAACCAGCCCTATCTTAAAAAGAAAGTAAATCTGCACGATAAAATTACGGTCACAGGTAAGTGGGACAGACAGCGACAGTTGATTACAGCACAGACTTATAAGCTCGGAGAAGGTGTTCAGGAAGAGCTGTTCGCGCCTGTTTACCCCCTCAAAGGTAATATGACTAACAGGACATTGAGAAAGTTTATTAAGCAGGCACTTGAGCTTTACAGTGATTCCCTGACAGAGACGTTACCAGAACCGCTGTTGATGAAATATAAATTAGTTAATCGGAAAGAAGCGCTTCATGCAATGCATTTTCCTTCTTCACCTGAAAGTATGAAGCAGGCGAGAAGAAGGTTCGTTTATGAAGAATTCTTTTATTTTCAGTTGAAAATGCAGGGCTTAAGAAAAGTTGAAAGGGAACAGTCGGAAGGTGTCCGCTTTCAATATGACGCTGATAAGCTGAGGGAGTTTACAGATCAGCTACCCTTCCCGCTGACAGGCGCACAGAAAAGAGTGCTGAAGGAAATATTTACAGATCTCACTTCACTATTTAGAATGAACCGTCTGCTCCAGGGTGACGTTGGGTCAGGTAAAACAGTTGTAGCGGCAATCGCTCTTTATGCTGTCATTACAGCAGGGTATCAGGGAGCGCTGATGGTGCCAACAGAAATTCTGGCTGAACAGCACGCTGAGTCACTTTCAGCGTTGTTTGCTGAGACAGATGTAAATGTTGCCCTTTTGACAAGCTCAGTTAAAGGAAAGAAAAGAAAGCTTTTACTTGAACAGCTGAAACAGGGAGAAATTGATCTGCTCGTCGGTACGCATGCATTGATTCAGGATGAGGTGGATTTTCAGAACCTTGGACTGGTAATTACAGACGAACAGCACCGGTTTGGTGTTCAGCAAAGGCGGGTACTCCGTGAAAAAGGTGAAAGTCCTGATGTGTTATTTATGACAGCTACACCGATACCTCGAACGCTTGCAATCACAGTGTTCGGTGAAATGGATGTATCAATCATCGATGAGATGCCCGCAGGCCGAAAGCCGATCGAAACATATTGGGTAAAAGAAAACATGATGAACCGGATATTGAGTTTTATCGAAAAAGAGCTGGCTCAGGGCAGGCAGGCTTACGTGATCTGTCCATTAATCGAAGAGTCTGACAAGCTGGATGTTCAGAACGCGATCGACGTCCACGCGCAGCTCACTCAATATTATGCAGGCAGATATGTAGCGGGATTAATGCACGGCCGGCTCCACCCTGAAGAAAAAGAGGCAATCATGAAGCAGTTTGCTGAAAATAAAACGCATATCCTCGTCTCCACGACAGTAGTAGAAGTAGGGGTTAATGTGCCTAACGCTTCTGTGATGCTGATCTATGATGCAGAACGATTCGGACTCTCCCAGCTGCATCAGCTGAGAGGACGTGTCGGGCGGGGAAGTGATCAGTCATACTGCATTCTGATGGCGGATCCAAAGAACGAAGTCGGTAAAGAACGGATGAAAATCATGACTGAGACAAATGATGGATTCGTACTCAGTGAAAAAGATCTTGAGCTAAGAGGCCCCGGCGACTTCTTCGGACGCAAACAAAGCGGAATGCCTGAATTCAGAGTAGCGGACATGGTACATGATTACAGAGCACTCGAAACCGCAAGAGATGACGCACACCAGCTGATCGAAAGCGATGCATTCTGGCACAACGAAGAATACGAACCATTGCGAAGCTACCTCCAGGCAGAAGGAGTCATCAGCGGCGGAAAGCTGGATTAATTTTTAAATTAATACGTATATATATGAATAATGAATAGATTTATATAACGTTTGTAGATGGCATAACTATGTTATATGAATTCTGAGTGTAGCGGAGCGTAAGGCGGCGACTCCGGGACGATTAGTTGGAAGCTGAGACCCCGCAGGCGCAGCCGAGGAGGCTCAGCAACAACCGTCCGGAAAGCGTCCGCCTGAAGTGAAGTGGAACGATTAGAATTAGAGAACCTGAGACTGATTTGTCCCAGGTTCTTTTTTATAGATAAATTAAATCCTTAACACCGTCTCTCCAATATTCTTTGCAAAAAGGACTATTTATTTATATACTACTATTAGTACCAAGTGTTAGTATCGGACGGTGAGGAAATGAAACGCACAAAAAAAGAGCGTCAGGCGGAACTGACGAATAAAATCGAGGAAACACCATTTGTAACGGATGATGAGCTTGCCAGGTTTTTTGATGTCAGCGTTCAGACGATCCGGCTCGACCGTATGGAATTGTCAATTCCGGAACTGAGAGAGCGTATCAAGCATGTAGCTGAACAGACCTTTGAAGATGAAGTAAGGTCATTACCGATTGATGAAGTAATCGGGGAAATTATTGACGTGGAGCTTGATGATCACGCCATCTCTATTTTGGATGTGCAAAAAGAGCATGTCTTCCAGAGAAACAATATTGCAAGGGGACACCACCTGTTTGCGCAGGCAAACTCACTTGCTGTTGCCCTGATCAATGACGACCTTGCACTGACTGCTAAGGCGTCCATTGAATTTTGCAAGCCTGTACGTTCCGGTGAACGGGTAATTTCAAAAGCAAAAGCCATCAGGAATGATGGACGCAGAACAATTGTTGAGGTGAAGTCCTCAGTCGGCAAGGAAATTGTATTCAAAGGTGAATTTGAGATGTACCGTTCATCTGCTGAAAAGGAGGAAGATTAAATTGATTATTGCAGTAGACGCTATGGGCGGGGATCACGCTCCCGGAGAAATTGTAAAGGGGGTTGTTAAGGCTGCAGCCGGAAATTCGTCTTTAACCATCAGGCTTTATGGAGATGAAAAACAAATTCAGCCTTTATTGGGTAATGAAAAAAATATTGAAGTCATACATACAGATGAAGTCATACTCTCAACGGATGAACCTGTCAGAGCGGTCAGAAGAAAGAAAAATGCTTCAATGGTCCTGATGGCGCAGGCTGTAAAGGATAAAGAAGCAGATGCCTGTGTATCAGCGGGTAACACCGGTGCATTAATGGCTGCCGGGCTCTTCGTCGTAGGAAGAATAAAAGGGATCGACCGTCCTGCGCTCTCACCTACACTCCCTACAATCGACGGTCAGGGTTTTGTTATGCTGGATCTCGGAGCAAATGCAGATGCGAAGCCTGAACATATTCTTCAATATGCAATTATGGGCAGTATTTACGCTGAACAGGTCAGGGGAATTAAAAACCCGACAGTCGGTCTGCTGAATATCGGTACTGAAGAAGGTAAAGGTAATGACCTGACGAAACAGGCATACGCACTGCTTCAGGAATCAGGCCTGAATTTTGTCGGGAATGTGGAATCACGTGATCTGCTGAACGGTGTAAGTGACGTTGTTGTTACAGACGGCTTTACTGGGAATATGGTGTTAAAAACGATTGAAGGGACTGCGCAGGCACTCTTTGGCATGCTGAAGGAGACATTTACATCATCAGTCAAAACCAAGCTTGCAGCAGGCCTTGTTAAAAATGATTTAAGACAGTTAAAAGGGAAGCTTGATTATACTGAATACGGCGGTGCAGGGTTGTTCGGATTGAATGCGCCTGTCATAAAAGCGCATGGTTCTTCCAATGCAACAGCTGTATATAATGCAATCAAGCAGGCCCATACAATGGCTGAAAATGATGTAAGCGGAAAGATATCCGCATCATTAAATCAATAAAGAGAGGTTTTTCTGATGGCGAAAATTGCAGTATTATTTCCGGGCCAGGGCGCCCAGACAGTTGGAATGGGGAATGAAATCGCGCAAAGCTATGATGCGGCGGGAGAGATTTTTAATCAGGCTTCAGCTATCCTTGGTGAAGAATTTGTCACACTGATGAAGGAAGGTCCCCAGGAAGATTTAACAAAAACAACAAATGCGCAGCCTGCTCTTTTGACTGCGAGCATTGCGATCTTAAATGTATTGAAGGAAAAAGGCATTCATATGGATTATGTCGCCGGGCACAGCTTAGGTGAATATTCCGCACTTGTTGCAGCGGATGCTGTATCTTTTCAGGACGCATTGAAGACTGTAAGAAAACGCGGTGAATTAATGGAAGAAGCTGTACCAAATGGAGCAGGCGGCATGGCGGCCGTGCTTGGGATGGACCGTGATGCACTGAAATCGGTAACGGATGAAGTAACAGGAAATGGTGAGGCTGTTCAGCTGGCTAATCTGAACTGTCCCGGGCAAATCGTTATTTCAGGCACTGCAAAAGGTGTTGAGCAGGCATCGGCACTTGCAAAAGAGCGCGGCGCTAAAAGGTGCCTTCCGTTAAATGTAAGCGGACCTTTCCATTCTTCGTTAATGAAACCTGCTGCTGCAAAGTTTGAAGGTGAACTGCAAAACATCACAATTTCAGATGCTTCAGTTCCTGTTATCGCAAATGTTACAGCTGATGCAGTATTTGAAGCGGATAAAATCCAAAAGCTTTTAGTGACACAGCTTTATTCACCTGTTCTATGGGAAGATACAGTTGAAAAGCTGATTGATCTTGGTGTAGATACATTTATTGAAGCGGGTCCGGGAAAAGTATTATCCGGTCTTGTGAAAAAAATAAATCGCAGAGCGACAGTGTATCCGGTGTATGATCAGGAAACACTTGAACTGGCACTGCAGAAGCTTGGAGGAGAATAACATGAAATTAGAAGGCAAAACAGCCGTCGTAACAGGTGCTTCACGGGGGATTGGCCGCTCGATTGCGATTGAGCTCGCTAAAAACGGAGCAAATGTAGTCGTGAACTATAGCGGCAGTGAAGAAAAAGCAAAGGAAACAGCTAAAGAGGTTGAAGCGGCCGGAACGAAGGCGCTTGTATTTAAAGCAGATGTATCAAACGCTGATGATGTTCAGGCGATGCTGAAAGAGACTGTCAGCACATTCGGCAGTATTGATATTCTGGTGAACAATGCAGGGATTACAAAAGATAACCTGCTGATGAGAATGAAGGAAGAAGACTGGGATCAGGTGATGGATATTAACCTGAAAAGTGTTTTCCTGACAACAAAAGCAGCTGCACGTCCGATGATGAAGCAGCGTAAAGGGAAAATTATCAATGTGTCATCTATTGTCGGTGTGATGGGTAACGCAGGACAGGCAAATTATGTTGCTTCGAAAGCGGGCGTGATTGGTCTTACAAAGACATCTGCTAAAGAGCTTGCTGCAAGAGGGATTAACGTGAATGCTGTTGCACCTGGTTTTATTGAAACAGATATGACCGGTGAACTTGCTGAAGATGTCCAGGCATCAATGAAACAGATGATCCCGCTTGACCGTTTTGGCAAGCCTGAGGATATCGCAAAAGCAGTTGTCTTTTTAGCATCAGAAGATTCGGATTATATTACAGGCCAGACGATTCATATAGATGGTGGAATGGTGATGTAAAAAGCCTGTTTTAATCAGCGCTGTTTTACACTATAATACTTGAAGGGAGGTGAACGAACATGGCAGAAGTATTAGACCGCGTAACGAAAATCATCGTTGACCGTTTAGGTGTGGATGAATCTGAAGTTAAGCTTGAAGCTTCTTTCAAGGAAGATCTTGGTGCTGATTCTCTTGATGTAGTAGAATTAGTAATGGAGCTTGAAGATGAATTTGATATGGAAATTTCTGATGAAGATGCAGAAAAGATTGGTACCGTTGGAGACGCAGTGAGTTACATAGAAAGCAAAATGTAATCAGCCGGGACGAACCATTCTACACGCTTGGCATGATTCCTTCATGCCAAGCTTTTGTATTTAAAATGGTGTTCATAAGGACTGCGGCAAAAAACGTACAGCAGGATCATGTTGAAATGAAAATGAAAATGAATATGAATGGCAAGGTGAAGTCGGAGTGGGTAAATATAAAAGAGAGCAATACTCAAGAGGATTAGAACAAAAGTTCAAAGAATTTCAAGAGAAACATCAAATCCAGTTTCAGAATCAGAAATTAATCATGACGGCATTTACTCATTCATCATATGTGAATGAACACCGTAAAAAGCCTTATGAGGATAATGAAAGACTGGAGTTTCTGGGTGATGCTGTACTTGAATTATCAGTTTCTCATTATCTGTTTAACAAATATCCTTCTATGAGTGAAGGGGAGATGACGAAATTACGGGCGGCCATCGTATGCGAACCTTCATTGGTCATTTTTGCGAACGAAATGGACTTTGGTAATTTAATTCTGCTTGGTAAAGGGGAAGAACAGACAGGCGGCAGAATGCGACCAGCATTACTTGCTGACGTGTTTGAAGCATTTATTGGTGCGTTATATCTTGATCAGGGAATGGAGCCAGTGAGGCAGATCCTTGAAAAAGTTGTATTCCCTAAAGTAGATACCGGTGCTTTTTCGCATGTGATGGATTATAAGAGTCAGCTTCAGGAGTTTATTCAGCGTAATCATTCAGGTACGCTTCAATATGAAATATTAAAAGAAAAAGGACCTGCCCATAACCGTGAATTCGTCTCAAGAGTAAAGCTTGGAGATGAAGAACTTGGTACAGGAACCGGGCGCTCTAAAAAAGAGGCAGAACAGCATGCGGCCGAGCAGGCGCTTGTATATTTAAAAAAGTCAGGAAGCCGGGAGAATAAATAATGTATGTAAAACAGCTTGAAGTGCTCGGCTTTAAATCTTTTGCCGAGAAAGTACAGATCGACTTTGTGCCAGGTGTTACAGCTGTTGTTGGACCTAACGGCAGTGGAAAAAGTAATATTACTGAGGCAATCAGATGGGTACTTGGAGAACAATCTGCCAAATCATTGCGCGGCGGGAAAATGGAAGATGTCATTTTCTCAGGAAGTGATTCGAGAAAACAGCTGAATTTTGCTGAAGTATCACTTGTACTTGATAACACGGATGGAGCACTGCCGCTTGATTATGCAGAGGTAAGCGTTACACGCCGTGTTTTCCGTACAGGTGACAGTGAGTATTTATTAAATGGTTCTGCCTGCAGATTAAAAGATATTACAGAGCTCTTCATTGACTCAGGATTAGGAAAAGAAGCTTTTTCAATCATTGGACAGGGCAGAGTGGATCAGATTCTGAACAGTAAACCTGAAGAGAGAAGAGTCATTTTAGAAGAAGCAGCAGGCGTATTAAAATATAAAGGCCGGAGAAAAAAAGCCGACCAGCGTCTTGATGAAACGCAGGACAACCTGTACCGTGTGCAGGATATTCTTCATGAATTAAGTGCCCAGGTAGAGCCTCTGAAACAGCAGGCTTCTTTGGCGCGGGA
This genomic window contains:
- a CDS encoding DAK2 domain-containing protein; the protein is MVLQGAACLSNNADKVDALNVFPVPDGDTGTNMNLSMTSGSKEVKNNTGDHLGKVSTALSKGLLMGARGNSGVILSQLFRGFGKSVESKSVLTAKDFAEALDAGVASAYKAVMKPVEGTILTVAKDAAKKAVETAETEEDITKLMEITLEEAKASLKRTPDLLPVLKEVGVVDSGGQGLVHVYEGFLAELRGEKISDSPSAPSMDELVSAEHHIGVQGFMNTEDIEFGYCTEFMVKFEEKKLSENPYDEMKFREDLSELGDSLLVISDDEVAKVHIHTEEPGKALSQGQLYGSLIKMKIENMREQHTEIVGEGHRAAEKPSKPAEKQPYAIITVAMGEGISELFKSIGATGVIEGGQTMNPSTEDIVKAIEESNADRVIILPNNKNIIMAAEQAAEVVEMEAVVIPTKTVPQGMASILAFNPSGELAENAETMTEALQHVKTGQVTFAVRDTSIDGITIKKDDHMGIAESKIVTSGSSRFETVKQLLEHMVDDESEIITVLYGEDSPEEEVSEIEAYIEEQYPDVEIEIHNGRQPLYSYILSIE
- the sdaAB gene encoding L-serine ammonia-lyase, iron-sulfur-dependent subunit beta: MKYKSVFDIIGPVMIGPSSSHTAGAARIGKMARELFGRDPEWANISFYGSFAKTYKGHGTDVAIIGGIMDFETDDERIIEAKRIAREKGIRIKIREEEALTDHPNTARIKLGDKNGEMELVGISIGGGKIEIIELNGFELSLTGHHPAILVVHEDRFGAVAAVSTVLARHKMNIGKMDVSRQDVGKMALMTIEVDQHIEDALLEELKALPEVTQVTKIAD
- the sdaAA gene encoding L-serine ammonia-lyase, iron-sulfur-dependent, subunit alpha; this translates as MFRNVAELVELAETHNKKISDIMIEQEMEVRNKTREEVFDTMDRNLTVMEEAVERGLKGVKSHSGLTGGDAVLIQNYIASGKSLSGELLLDAVSKAVATNEVNAAMGTICATPTAGSAGVVPGTLFAVQNKLNPTREEKLRFLFTSGAFGFVVANNASISGAAGGCQAEVGSAAGMAAAAITEMAGGTPAQCAEAMAITLKNMLGLVCDPVAGLVEVPCVKRNAMGAANAMVAADMALAGVTSRIPCDEVIDAMYKIGQTMPVALRETAQGGLAATPTGRELEAKIFGFSLDKKS
- the recG gene encoding ATP-dependent DNA helicase RecG; protein product: MDSLLIKNPDHPLLKPVSVLQGVGEETGSQLADMGIHTVSDLINYLPYRYDDFRLKDLSEAAHEERVTVEGSVHSEPALQFYGRKKSRLTFRLLTGPHSVKVTFFNQPYLKKKVNLHDKITVTGKWDRQRQLITAQTYKLGEGVQEELFAPVYPLKGNMTNRTLRKFIKQALELYSDSLTETLPEPLLMKYKLVNRKEALHAMHFPSSPESMKQARRRFVYEEFFYFQLKMQGLRKVEREQSEGVRFQYDADKLREFTDQLPFPLTGAQKRVLKEIFTDLTSLFRMNRLLQGDVGSGKTVVAAIALYAVITAGYQGALMVPTEILAEQHAESLSALFAETDVNVALLTSSVKGKKRKLLLEQLKQGEIDLLVGTHALIQDEVDFQNLGLVITDEQHRFGVQQRRVLREKGESPDVLFMTATPIPRTLAITVFGEMDVSIIDEMPAGRKPIETYWVKENMMNRILSFIEKELAQGRQAYVICPLIEESDKLDVQNAIDVHAQLTQYYAGRYVAGLMHGRLHPEEKEAIMKQFAENKTHILVSTTVVEVGVNVPNASVMLIYDAERFGLSQLHQLRGRVGRGSDQSYCILMADPKNEVGKERMKIMTETNDGFVLSEKDLELRGPGDFFGRKQSGMPEFRVADMVHDYRALETARDDAHQLIESDAFWHNEEYEPLRSYLQAEGVISGGKLD
- the fapR gene encoding transcription factor FapR, which produces MKRTKKERQAELTNKIEETPFVTDDELARFFDVSVQTIRLDRMELSIPELRERIKHVAEQTFEDEVRSLPIDEVIGEIIDVELDDHAISILDVQKEHVFQRNNIARGHHLFAQANSLAVALINDDLALTAKASIEFCKPVRSGERVISKAKAIRNDGRRTIVEVKSSVGKEIVFKGEFEMYRSSAEKEED
- the plsX gene encoding phosphate acyltransferase PlsX gives rise to the protein MIIAVDAMGGDHAPGEIVKGVVKAAAGNSSLTIRLYGDEKQIQPLLGNEKNIEVIHTDEVILSTDEPVRAVRRKKNASMVLMAQAVKDKEADACVSAGNTGALMAAGLFVVGRIKGIDRPALSPTLPTIDGQGFVMLDLGANADAKPEHILQYAIMGSIYAEQVRGIKNPTVGLLNIGTEEGKGNDLTKQAYALLQESGLNFVGNVESRDLLNGVSDVVVTDGFTGNMVLKTIEGTAQALFGMLKETFTSSVKTKLAAGLVKNDLRQLKGKLDYTEYGGAGLFGLNAPVIKAHGSSNATAVYNAIKQAHTMAENDVSGKISASLNQ
- the fabD gene encoding ACP S-malonyltransferase, encoding MAKIAVLFPGQGAQTVGMGNEIAQSYDAAGEIFNQASAILGEEFVTLMKEGPQEDLTKTTNAQPALLTASIAILNVLKEKGIHMDYVAGHSLGEYSALVAADAVSFQDALKTVRKRGELMEEAVPNGAGGMAAVLGMDRDALKSVTDEVTGNGEAVQLANLNCPGQIVISGTAKGVEQASALAKERGAKRCLPLNVSGPFHSSLMKPAAAKFEGELQNITISDASVPVIANVTADAVFEADKIQKLLVTQLYSPVLWEDTVEKLIDLGVDTFIEAGPGKVLSGLVKKINRRATVYPVYDQETLELALQKLGGE
- the fabG gene encoding 3-oxoacyl-[acyl-carrier-protein] reductase; amino-acid sequence: MKLEGKTAVVTGASRGIGRSIAIELAKNGANVVVNYSGSEEKAKETAKEVEAAGTKALVFKADVSNADDVQAMLKETVSTFGSIDILVNNAGITKDNLLMRMKEEDWDQVMDINLKSVFLTTKAAARPMMKQRKGKIINVSSIVGVMGNAGQANYVASKAGVIGLTKTSAKELAARGINVNAVAPGFIETDMTGELAEDVQASMKQMIPLDRFGKPEDIAKAVVFLASEDSDYITGQTIHIDGGMVM
- the acpP gene encoding acyl carrier protein produces the protein MAEVLDRVTKIIVDRLGVDESEVKLEASFKEDLGADSLDVVELVMELEDEFDMEISDEDAEKIGTVGDAVSYIESKM
- the rnc gene encoding ribonuclease III, with the translated sequence MGKYKREQYSRGLEQKFKEFQEKHQIQFQNQKLIMTAFTHSSYVNEHRKKPYEDNERLEFLGDAVLELSVSHYLFNKYPSMSEGEMTKLRAAIVCEPSLVIFANEMDFGNLILLGKGEEQTGGRMRPALLADVFEAFIGALYLDQGMEPVRQILEKVVFPKVDTGAFSHVMDYKSQLQEFIQRNHSGTLQYEILKEKGPAHNREFVSRVKLGDEELGTGTGRSKKEAEQHAAEQALVYLKKSGSRENK